The window GTGTTTGAAACAGTGGACAAAGAACGACGAGAGCATGAGATGGTATGCAAATCGACACTCTTTATGTCTTCTACTTTATTCATACTGTGTTCACTTCTGAACATTAATTTTTCAGGCCACATGGAAGAAGCTGGTAGTTGGTCATGGAATTTCTGAGCCTATTCCTCCCATGCCTTCACGTCTTGTAACAGATAATGACCTGAAAGAATTCTATGAAGTAATGAAGATAACTGAAGAAGTACCAAAACCTAGGGAGGGAGCCCAAGTCGGGGGGGTAAAGAGGAAGAGCGAATATCTTGGAGGTCTCGACACACATAATTACGGGAGGGGGAAGCGGGCAAGAGAGGTCCGACGAATGTTTTTAATACTCGTGAATTTGTTATACCTTAACGCTTCTGGCTGTCATtagattttgatttatttccattgaactttctattttaataGGTGCGATCCTATGAGGAACAGTGGACAGAAGAGGAGTTTGAAAAGATGTGCAAGGTTGACTCGCCCGAGTCCCCGGGGCCAAAGGAAGCTGTGGCAGGAGAATCGTCGACCAGTATTAGTGGGCCAGTTGTAGGAGATGTTTTGAAGGAAGAACTTCCTGCTGCCTCCCCTTTGCCTCCTGTTGAGCCTATGGCTCAGCATCAAACACCACCCTCAAGGCGAGGTCGTGGAAGACCAAAAAGAGTGGCTGTCGATAAGTCGCCTGCTCCAGTGGTTTCTCCATCTCCTTCCATGGCAGACGACGTGGACACAGGGTTGCAAGGAGAAACTATTTCAAGCATTTCTAAAACTNNNNNNNNNNNNNNNNNNNNNNNNNNNNNNNNNNNNNNNNNNNNNNNNNNNNNNNNNNNNNNNNNNNNNNNNNNNNNNNNNNNNNNNNNNNNNNNNNNNNNNNNNNNNNNNNNNNNNNNNNNNNNNNNNNNNNNNNNNNNNNNNNNNNNNNNNNNNNNNNNNNNNNNNNNNNNNNNNNNNNNNNNNNNNNNNNNNNNNNNNNNNNNNNNNNNNNNNNNNNNNNNNNNNNNNNNNNNNNNNNNNNNNNNNNNNNNNNNNNNNNNNNNNNNNNNNNNNNNNNNNNNNNNNNNNNNNNNNNNNNNNNNNNNNNNNNNNNNNNNNNNNNNNNNNNNNNNNNNNNNNNNNNNNNNNNNNNNNNNNNNNNNNNNNNNNNNNNNNNNNNNNNNNNNNNNNNNNNNNNNNNNNNNNNNNNNNNNNNNNNNNNNNNNNNNNNNNNNNNNNNNNNNNNNNNNNNNNNNNNNNNNNNNNNNNNNNNNNNNNNNNNNNNNNNNNNNNNNNNNNNNNNNNNNNNNNNNNNNNNNNNNNNNNNNNNNNNNNNNNNNNNNNNNNNNNNNNNNNNNNNNNNNNNNNNNNNNNNNNNNNNNNNNNNNNNNNNNNNNNNNNNNNNNNNNNNNNNNNNNNNNNNNNNNNNNNNNNNNNNNNNNNNNNNNNNNNNNNNNNNNNNNNNNNNNNNNNNNNNNNNNNNNNNNNNNNNNNNNNNNNNNNNNNNNNNNNNNNNNNNNNNNNNNNNNNNNNNNNNNNNNNNNNNNNNNNNNNNNNNNNNNNNNNNNNNNNNNNNNNNNNNNNNNNNNNNNNNNNNNNNNNNNNNNNNNNNNNNNNNNNNNNNNNNNNNNNNNNNNNNNNNNNNNNNNNNNNNNNNNNNNNNNNNNNNNNNNNNNNNNNNNNNNNNNNNNNNNNNNNNNNNNNNNNNNNNNNNNNNNNNNNNNNNNNNNNNNNNNNNNNNNNNNNNNNNNNNNNNNNNNNNNNNNNNNNNNNNNNNNNNNNNNNNNNNNNNNNNNNNNNNNNNNNNNNNNNNNNNNNNNNNNNNNNNNNNNNNNNNNNNNNNNNNNNNNNNNNNNNNNNNNNNNNNNNNNNNNNNNNNNNNNNNNNNNNNNNNNNNNNNNNNNNNNNNNNNNNNNNNNNNNNNNNNNNNNNNNNNNNNNNNNNNNNNNNNNNNNNNNNNNNNNNNNNNNNNNNNNNNNNNNNNNNNNNNNNNNNNNNNNNNNNNNNNNNNNNNNNNNNNNNNNNNNNNNNNNNNNNNNNNNNNNNNNNNNNNNNNNNNNNNNNNNNNNNNNNNNNNNNNNNNNNNNNNNNNNNNNNNNNNNNNNNNNNNNNNNNNNNNNNNNNNNNNNNNNNNNNN of the Cucurbita pepo subsp. pepo cultivar mu-cu-16 unplaced genomic scaffold, ASM280686v2 Cp4.1_scaffold002180, whole genome shotgun sequence genome contains:
- the LOC111786626 gene encoding chromatin structure-remodeling complex protein SYD-like; this encodes MATWKKLVVGHGISEPIPPMPSRLVTDNDLKEFYEVMKITEEVPKPREGAQVGGVKRKSEYLGGLDTHNYGRGKRAREVRSYEEQWTEEEFEKMCKVDSPESPGPKEAVAGESSTSISGPVVGDVLKEELPAASPLPPVEPMAQHQTPPSRRGRGRPKRVAVDKSPAPVVSPSPSMADDVDTGLQGETISSRYQTANVNDVARVMKEVFSGTGLSKAKVGASSEIENKDASAMPVLSKSSMEVTKSHKSEAILNSNIPVEAHEKEYSDVANEMRPDSANALEESIVPKIDDDGSGCAKADSVNKLVESRETYDGCSTV